In Oncorhynchus mykiss isolate Arlee chromosome 1, USDA_OmykA_1.1, whole genome shotgun sequence, the following proteins share a genomic window:
- the LOC110524104 gene encoding leucine-rich repeat neuronal protein 3-like encodes MKETVFVACLLAELALTAFVLASEGGTAHCPALCRCEIRPWFSPSSIYTEAPTVDCNDLGLLTMPEKLPSDTQVLLLQTNNIISIEKSLDYLANVTDIDLSQNNISSVSDVRLGPLPHLLSLHMEENWVPALSDSCLPSLPNLQEFYINHNLISSISPGAFQGLGRLLRLHLNSNRLRGISREWFQPLPRLEILMIGENPIVQLSDMNFKPLVNLRSLVLARMNMSEIPDDTLVGLDNLESISFFDNLFVRVPRAALKKAKSLKFLDLNKNPIERIQRGDFVDMFHLKELGINSMPALVSIDSFALNNLPELTKIEATNNPKLSYIHPNAFHKLPRLETLMLNSNALSALHRGTVDSLPNLREVSMHSNPIRCDCVIRWINMNRTGVRFMEPNSLLCVEPPEYQGQHVRQVHFREMTEICLPLISPGSLPDRVTVGRGSLVTLHCRAFGEPEPEIYWVTPSGDRVLPNSVSDKHYMHPEGTFEIYDITKREAGLYTCVAHNLVGADLKSVLVVVDRYFPHPSVNALHIYVRSVQPNSVSVSWDNTHGGLVSNIKWFTVANAKHPSMAHTARVPSDVKEYRLTHLNPFTQYRVCVEVMSMQLGHNRDCVNVTTKGLAHPVESRETWNTVVMAACAVLFIVVAVACSLIYTSLQSQHFYRKLMVDQSQSLLSPSTRPGSASSLTELCVAGVKVRATVIDLPENSM; translated from the coding sequence ATGAAGGAGACTGTGTTTGTGGCTTGTTTGTTAGCGGAGCTAGCTCTGACTGCCTTTGTTCTGGCCTCAGAGGGGGGCACTGCTCATTGCCCTGCATTGTGCCGGTGTGAGATACGACCCTGGTTCTCTCCCAGCTCTATTTATACAGAGGCTCCCACGGTGGACTGTAATGATTTAGGCCTATTGACCATGCCAGAGAAACTGCCCTCAGACACACAGGTGCTATTGTTACAGACCAACAATATCATCAGCATCGAGAAATCTTTGGATTACCTGGCTAATGTCACAGATATAGACTTATCCCAGAATAACATATCCTCTGTGAGCGATGTCCGTCTGGGTCCTCTTCCCCATCTGCTGTCACTGCACATGGAAGAGAACTGGGTTCCGGCCTTATCAGATAGCTGTCTCCCGTCCCTGCCCAACCTCCAGGAGTTCTACATCAACCACAACCTGATCTCCTCCATCAGTCCTGGGGCCTTCCAGGGGCTGGGGAGGCTCCTGCGGCTCCATCTCAACTCCAACCGTCTAAGGGGTATCAGCAGGGAGTGGTTCCAGCCGCTACCCCGCCTGGAGATCCTGATGATTGGGGAGAACCCCATCGTCCAATTGTCAGACATGAACTTTAAGCCCCTGGTCAACCTACGCAGCTTGGTTCTGGCCAGGATGAATATGTCCGAAATCCCAGATGACACTCTGGTCGGCCTCGACAATCTGGAGAGCATCTCGTTTTTCGACAACCTGTTTGTCAGAGTTCCCCGGGCTGCTCTGAAGAAAGCCAAGAGCCTGAAGTTTCTGGATCTCAACAAAAACCCCATTGAGCGGATTCAGAGAGGGGATTTTGTGGACATGTTCCATCTCAAAGAGCTGGGCATCAACAGCATGCCTGCACTGGTGTCCATTGACAGTTTCGCCCTGAACAACCTCCCAGAGCTGACCAAGATAGAGGCCACCAACAACCCAAAGCTGTCCTACATCCATCCCAATGCCTTTCACAAGCTGCCGAGACTTGAGACGCTGATGCTGAACAGCAACGCCCTCAGCGCTCTGCACCGCGGCACTGTGGACTCCCTGCCCAACCTGCGCGAGGTCAGCATGCACAGCAACCCCATCCGCTGTGACTGCGTCATCCGCTGGATCAACATGAATCGGACCGGAGTACGCTTCATGGAGCCCAATTCCCTGCTCTGTGTGGAGCCGCCTGAGTACCAGGGCCAGCACGTCCGTCAGGTTCACTTCCGGGAGATGACCGAGATCTGCCTCCCACTCATCTCGCCTGGGAGCCTTCCAGATCGAGTCACGGTCGGGAGAGGGAGCTTGGTGACGCTGCACTGCCGGGCATTTGGAGAGCCGGAGCCAGAGATCTACTGGGTCACCCCCTCTGGGGACAGAGTCCTGCCCAACAGTGTGTCTGATAAGCACTACATGCATCCAGAGGGGACCTTTGAAATCTATGACATTACAAAGCGTGAGGCAGGACTGTACACCTGTGTCGCTCACAATCTTGTTGGCGCAGACCTTAagtctgtgttggtggtggttgaCAGATACTTTCCACATCCTTCTGTTAACGCTTTACATATATACGTTAGATCAGTGCAGCCCAACTCTGTTTCAGTGTCTTGGGATAATACTCACGGTGGTCTTGTATCCAATATAAAGTGGTTCACAGTGGCAAATGCTAAGCACCCCTCCATGGCACACACTGCGAGAGTACCATCCGATGTGAAGGAGTACCGTCTCACCCACCTGAACCCCTTCACCCAGTACCGTGTTTGTGTGGAAGTCATGAGCATGCAACTCGGACACAACAGGGACTGTGTCAATGTCACCACAAAGGGACTGGCTCACCCCGTGGAGAGCAGGGAAACGTGGAACACAGTGGTGATGGCTGCCTGTGCT